Genomic DNA from Budorcas taxicolor isolate Tak-1 chromosome 5, Takin1.1, whole genome shotgun sequence:
TAAAGGACTTATAGGGCAACATTAAGTggaccaacattcacattataggagattcagaagaaaaacagagaaaagggcaaaaaacttaaaaaaataatggctgaTAATCACTGCCCTAAACTGGGGAAGATAAGAGACATTCAGATCCAAGAAGTTCAGAGAGTTTGTATAAGATGAACCGAAAGAGACCCAaactatttatgattaaaatgtcaaaagttaaagacaaggagagaatttttaaaaatagcagtacAAAACAACTTATTATGTACAAGGAAAATCTCCCACAAAATCAGTAGATTTTTGAACAGAAACACTGCAGGTCAGAAGGGAGTGAGTGGCACaacatattcaaagtgctgaaagaaaataactgccAACCAAGAAATCTCTACCTAGCAAAGCTGTCTTTCATTATGGAAGAAGAGGTAAGAGTTTCCAGACAAGGAAAAGTTGAAGGAGTTCATCACCACTAGACTGGCCTTAAATGTTAAAGGGATTCCTGCAAGTTGAAACAAAAGGGAGTGAATTAGTAACAGGGAAACAAAGTATGAATTtcactgataaaaataaatatatagtaaaattcaGAATAATCTAATGTAAAGATGGtaggtcaatcacttgtaaatcTAGTGTAAAAGgcgaaagtaataaaaataattagcaaGGGAGGGGAGTAAAAGCTTTATATAGGAGTTTTAGAATAGAATACACTATACTGATATTATCAATTTAAAATAGACTATATTATCAATTTAAAACAGACTATATTATCAATTTAAAACAGActtataaataagttttaaataagcttcttggtaaccacaaatcaaaaacttATAGtagaaatgtaaaagataaagaaaaggaatCTAAACATACCACTATAGAAAAATCATCAAATCACATAGGAtgagaatacaaaaagaaaaaaaaaaaaaaaaaggaattataaaaGTCAGAAAACATCATGTCAATAAGTACATATCtatcaaaaattactttaaatgaagaaaaattacttaaaatgttAAATGGGTTAAATTCTCCAAATAAAAGATAAAGTGCCTAAAAGCATTAAATAAAAAGGACCCATTTATACACAGCctataagagactcacttcagatgtAAGATAATacacacactgaaagtgaaaggatggaaagaGATATTCACATTCAAATGGAAACCAAAGAAAGCTGGGGTGGCcatacttatatcagacaaaatagactttaacacATGATTCGCTGGGGGATTTTTGTAGAAACTAAAGTCCGTGGCCCATGATTTGTTATGTAAGAGAATATTGAAACATCTCCATTTGAGTAAATATCACCAACTTTTATTGTACTTCATGTACTTATTTGAAGCCTTGTACATGCCCCACTAAAGCATTTTAGTATTTCATTAGAGTGTGATAGGCAGTATAGCAGGCACCTCTGTGCAGGGGAACAGAACCCCCAGTACAAATACACCATGGTTCACTGCATCTTGCCCTGGAAGAGCAGACTCTACACTTTCTGGCGGCACTTTTCCCCCAGTCCTACAGGTATTATTTCCTctagaatatattattttaccTGGTAGTTGACAAGGTGGATCTTTGCAGGAAGCTCTTTTAGAAATgccacaacaggcttccctggtggcacagtgggtaagaatccgtctgccaatgcaggggacatgattctatccctcgtctgggaagatcccacatgctgagaccagctaagcccctgcaccacaactactcagcccgtgctctagagcccatgagccacaactactaagcctgtgtgccacacctACTGATGCCCATGCACTGGAGCCTGTGTTGAGCAACAAGAAAAGGCAGCACAAAGAGAAGCCCGTGTGAGTGAAACCAACACCTCTGAGCAGCAGCTGCCCTGTGGCCAAGGAGGGTTTCTCTGGCCAGTGTTCCTCCCACCAgtctacagcacagggaatatctTTGCAAACCTATTCAAGGGCATTTTTGGCAAAAAAGAAATGTGCATTCTCATGGTGGGCCTAGATGCTGCTGCAAAGACCACCATCCTGTACAAACTAAAGCTAGGTGAAATGGTGACCACCATTCCCACTAAAGGCTTCAATGTGGAGACCGTGGAATACAAGAACATCAGCTTCACTGTGTGGGACACAGGGGGCCAGGACAAGACCTGGCCTCTGTGGTACCACTACTTCCAAATCAGACAAGGTCTCACCTTTGCAGTTGACAGCAGTGACACAGAGCATGAGAATGAGGTCCAAAAGGAGCTCATGAGGATGCTAGCAGAAGACAAGCTTAGGGACACTGTTCTGCTCATGTTTGCTAACAAATAGGACCTTCCCAGTGCCATGAATGCAGCCAGGATCACAGACACGCTAGGTCTACACACTCTACACCACAGGAATTGGTACATTCAGGCCACCTGTGCCTCCAGTGGGGATGGGTCTATGAGGGACTGGACTGGCTGTCCAATCAGCTCCAGAACCAGAAATGAGCTGTactcttctctcctcccctctcactCCCTCCTTCTACCCTCGTTTTACTCTCATGTGGCAAATGTGCCCCTATGGTGTGAGTGCCAGAAGCTGTCTCCAGGGTTGGTCACAGTGTGCTTCACCATGCTGTAAATGTGCAGATGCAGCCTGCAACTGGGtttttatttaatgtaaataGTTCTTGTTACCAATGAGGCAGTTTCTAGTACTCGTATTCAATACTGTGTGGTAGTCacttaagtcctgtctgactctttgcaaccccatggactgtatagcc
This window encodes:
- the LOC128048764 gene encoding ADP-ribosylation factor 3-like, with translation MCILMVGLDAAAKTTILYKLKLGEMVTTIPTKGFNVETVEYKNISFTVWDTGGQDKTWPLWYHYFQIRQGLTFAVDSSDTEHENEVQKELMRMLAEDKLRDTVLLMFANK